One Nicotiana tabacum cultivar K326 chromosome 23, ASM71507v2, whole genome shotgun sequence genomic window, ATGTTATAGCCTATTAGTTGTTACACCAAAATCGACACCTCTAAACACTAGAGAAATCTGCTAGTGCCCACTGACGCTGCTTTCAGTTCACTACATATATTGGAGCAATGGATGCAATTGCACATGACGCACATACCATTTTCATAAAGATCACATCAATACTAATTTAATATGTAAAGATCTAGATAAAAAATATCTAAAGGCAAAGCTGTAAAGATATTTAATTTACACATGCTTAAATCACTATTTGCTAGTACTTGATTAATCCATACACAGAAATAATAAAGAGTACAAAACTTTATACACATATTTACGCATGCTTATTAATCACTAATTTACTATCCATATATAGTAACCACTTGAAATCTTAACTGTTTTATAATAATGATGAATGAAGATTCTATTAACACTTAACACTTCCTAACATGGCAATTAGCCAATTACACCTGTCAAAATGAGTCCAGAATACAACTAGAGATAAAATGAAAATTTAGACAAAAAATCTATAACAATTGGAGACATCCACAAAATACAACTGCTGCAACTAACGCCTTACAATGCTTCAATTTCTGcagtttcaaagttcaaacaacaaCCTAAGAGTCTTTGGAATCACTCTGCAATGGTAGAACCATTTGCATTATTAATAGCATTCAAGAAATAACAAACTGCTAACATCCAACAACCTAGCACTATATAACTCAGATGGTAGCAGGCTTGAAATATGACAGCTTGAGGGCACAAGACTTTACAAAATGAGATCAATGAGTTTGCAGATACACCTTAAAATTTGAGATAATTAGTATTATTATATAAACTGTTGATCTAAAAATTCATGTTTGTTATTATATTAACATATTAATTAACATTGTATTACAATTCGAATTCTTACCAGATATATTAACACTACACGTCAATTACGGAAGGGTCTTTTCCATCGCTGGCTAAATCtgaagaaaacaaattaaaataatgaaTCGTGTGATAAATATAAGCATATCCACAACACTTATATACAACAAATATAGTAGCAATATTATTACCTTGTTCAAGTTGCTCGATTTTATCAATATCTTCCTCAACACTAACAGgttgttttaatttttcatttcgAAGCCAATCTTGAAGACACACTAGAGCTTGCACCAATTTAGGAgttaatgaactcctaaatgaatcaagaaggCGCTCTCCCGTACTAAACGCATATTCGGATGCCACACTTGAAACCGGAACCGCTAATACATCACGAGCCATCTCCGCAAGAACAGGAAATCTAGCTGAGTTCAATTTTCACCAGAGAAGAACATCAAATTCTTTAGTGTCATCCTCAGTTTTTTCACCAAAATATTTATCTAACTTTGTTTTAGTATCCACACCTCCActcccacttttatatttttttatatcttgcattagtgattccaaaagtcCGTATTTTGGGTGCTTACTTGACTGTCAGAAAGCCCGGAAGTAGAAGTGTCCAATGAAGAATAATCTGAAGATGAAGCAAGCACGATACCTTTTGAGCTGGACTTCTTTACATACTCACAAAATAATGAAGTCATGTACTTCTTCACTTCTGCTTGTATAGTTTCCCCCGGATCTTTACCAAACATCTTTACAAGTGCATAACCAACTGATTCGAGCTTGTAACGTGGATCCAAAATACATGAGATGAaaattatcttgttcattttTCCTGGATCACCCCAATACGTATTAAACTTTTCCTTCATCTTCTTTGCCATTTCACTTAAAACTGTATCTTCATTTGCTATCAATTGCTTCAAATAAACAGCAACCGCCcaaatttcaagaaaatgaatATTCGATGTAACATAACGTAATCCAGATATTTTCAAAGTAAGAAGATAGAAGATTTCAAGAAACTTTGTAATTCTTTTTACATTCTACCAATCACTACTCAAAAGTTCACCTGTAGGAATTCCAACTTCAATATAAGAATGCTCAAGATAATGTCTTAGGCCAATTTCACTAGATGCATAATGTGAAAATACACTTTCAAATTCAACAGCCCTACGCAACATCaagtaggtggaattccacctagtTGGAACATCAAAGCACAAAGTTTTTTTACAATTGAGTTGTTCATCATCAAAACATTCTTGAAACCTCTTCAACCTCGCAGGAGACTGCCTAACATATCTCACTGCATGCCTAACACGTTCAATAGACACTGAAGATTCTTTTAAACCATCCTGGACCACAAGATTCATGATGTGAGCCATACATCTCACGTGAAGGTGATTACCGTTCATTAAATTAGTTCCCATTTTTGTTAATTGCTTAGACAATTCTTTTACTGTCACATCATTGGAGCTTGCATTATCAATTGTGACAGTGAAGATCTTATTTATCCCCCACTCACGTAAGCACCTACCAATACCATTTGCCATATCTTCACCTTTATAACTAAC contains:
- the LOC107802948 gene encoding zinc finger BED domain-containing protein DAYSLEEPER-like gives rise to the protein MAKKMKEKFNTYWGDPGKMNKIIFISCILDPRYKLESVGYALVKMFGKDPGETIQAEVKKYMTSLFCEYVKKSSSKGIVLASSSDYSSLDTSTSGLSDSQMARDVLAVPVSSVASEYAFSTGERLLDSFRSSLTPKLVQALVCLQDWLRNEKLKQPVSVEEDIDKIEQLEQDLASDGKDPSVIDV